A single window of Bos javanicus breed banteng chromosome 19, ARS-OSU_banteng_1.0, whole genome shotgun sequence DNA harbors:
- the ALDH3A2 gene encoding aldehyde dehydrogenase family 3 member A2 isoform X2, translating into MEREVQRVRAAFGSGRSRPLTFRRRQLEALRVMVQEREKDILAAIGADLSKSEFNAYSQEVITVLGEIDLMLEKLPEWAAAKPAQRNLLTMLDEAYIQPEPLGVVLIIGAWNYPFALIIQPLIGAIAAGNAVIIKPSEVSENTAKLLAKLLPQYLDQDLYAVVTGGVEETTELLKQRFDHILYTGNTTVGKIVMQAAAKHLTPVTLELGGKSPCYVDRDCDLDVACRRIAWGKFMNCGQTCIAPDYVLCEPSLQDLIVQKVQEAVKGFYGENVKESPDYERIVNLRHFKRIQSLLEGQKIAFGGEMDEATRYIAPTILTDVDPGTKVMQEEIFGPILPIVPVKNADEAIQFINEREKPLAFYVFSHNSKLIKRMIDGTSSGGVTGNDVIMHFTLSSLPFGGVGSSGMGAYHGKHSFDTFSHQRPCLLKTLKREGMNQLRYPPNSQSKVDWAKFFMLKRFNKERLCLLLLTLLGVLAAVLIKAGYY; encoded by the exons ATGGAGCGCGAGGTCCAGCGGGTTCGCGCGGCTTTCGGCTCCGGCCGCTCTCGGCCCTTGACGTTCCGGCGGCGGCAGCTCGAGGCCCTGCGCGTGATGGTGCAGGAGCGCGAGAAGGACATCCTGGCGGCCATCGGTGCGGACCTGAGCAAG AGCGAATTCAACGCATACAGTCAAGAAGTCATTACTGTGCTTGGAGAAATTGATCTCATGCTGGAGAAGCTTCCGGAATGGGCTGCTGCTAAACCAGCTCAGAGGAACCTGCTCACCATGCTGGATGAGGCCTACATCCAGCCAGAGCCCCTGGGGGTCGTACTGATTATCGGAGCTTGGAACTACCCCTTTGCCCTCATCATCCAGCCCCTGATAGGAGCCATCGCTGCAG GAAATGCTGTGATTATCAAGCCTTCCGAAGTAAGTGAGAATACAGCCAAGCTCTTGGCTAAGCTCCTCCCTCAGTACTTGGACCAG GACCTATACGCTGTTGTCACTGGTGGTGTCGAGGAGACCACGGAGCTTCTGAAGCAGCGATTTGACCACATTCTCTACACGGGAAACACCACTGTTGGAAAAATCGTCATGCAGGCTGCTGCCAAGCATCTGACCCCTGTGACCCTTGAACTGGGAGGGAAGAGCCCGTGCTATGTGGACCGAGACTGCGACTTGGACGTCGCCTGCCG ACGCATCGCCTGGGGCAAGTTCATGAACTGCGGTCAGACCTGCATCGCCCCCGACTACGTGCTCTGTGAGCCGTCCCTCCAGGACCTGATCGTGCAGAAGGTGCAGGAGGCCGTGAAG GGATTTTATggagaaaatgtaaaagaatctCCCGACTATGAGAGGATCGTCAATCTTCGTCATTTTAAGAGGATACAGAGTCTGCTGGAAGGACAGAAGATAGCTTTTGGTGGGGAGATGGATGAGGCCACGCGCTACATAG cCCCAACAATACTCACTGATGTGGATCCTGGCACCAAGGTGATGCAGGAAGAAATTTTTGGGCCAATTCTTCCAATAGTGCCTGTGAAGAATGCAGATGAAGCCATACAGTTCATAAATGAACGTGAAAAGCCCCTGGCTTTCTACGTGTTTTCTCACAACAGTAAG CTCATCAAGCGGATGATCGACGGGACGTCCAGTGGTGGTGTCACAGGCAATGACGTCATCATGCACTTCACGCTCAGCTCTCTGCCCTTCGGAGGCGTGG GGTCCAGCGGGATGGGAGCGTATCACGGAAAACACAGTTTCGATACTTTCTCCCATCAACGTCCCTGTTTATTAAAAACTCTCAAGCGGGAAGGCATGAACCAACTCCGGTACCCTCCCAACAGCCAGTCGAAGGTGGACTGGGCGAAATTTTTCATGCTGAAGCGGTTCAACAAAGAGAGACTCTGCCTCCTGCTGCTCACTCTCCTGGGCGTCCTGGCCGCCGTGCTCATCAAG GCTGGATACTACTGA
- the ALDH3A2 gene encoding aldehyde dehydrogenase family 3 member A2 isoform X1, producing MEREVQRVRAAFGSGRSRPLTFRRRQLEALRVMVQEREKDILAAIGADLSKSEFNAYSQEVITVLGEIDLMLEKLPEWAAAKPAQRNLLTMLDEAYIQPEPLGVVLIIGAWNYPFALIIQPLIGAIAAGNAVIIKPSEVSENTAKLLAKLLPQYLDQDLYAVVTGGVEETTELLKQRFDHILYTGNTTVGKIVMQAAAKHLTPVTLELGGKSPCYVDRDCDLDVACRRIAWGKFMNCGQTCIAPDYVLCEPSLQDLIVQKVQEAVKGFYGENVKESPDYERIVNLRHFKRIQSLLEGQKIAFGGEMDEATRYIAPTILTDVDPGTKVMQEEIFGPILPIVPVKNADEAIQFINEREKPLAFYVFSHNSKLIKRMIDGTSSGGVTGNDVIMHFTLSSLPFGGVGSSGMGAYHGKHSFDTFSHQRPCLLKTLKREGMNQLRYPPNSQSKVDWAKFFMLKRFNKERLCLLLLTLLGVLAAVLIKRYQAVLRTKALLIFLAVHRRAIP from the exons ATGGAGCGCGAGGTCCAGCGGGTTCGCGCGGCTTTCGGCTCCGGCCGCTCTCGGCCCTTGACGTTCCGGCGGCGGCAGCTCGAGGCCCTGCGCGTGATGGTGCAGGAGCGCGAGAAGGACATCCTGGCGGCCATCGGTGCGGACCTGAGCAAG AGCGAATTCAACGCATACAGTCAAGAAGTCATTACTGTGCTTGGAGAAATTGATCTCATGCTGGAGAAGCTTCCGGAATGGGCTGCTGCTAAACCAGCTCAGAGGAACCTGCTCACCATGCTGGATGAGGCCTACATCCAGCCAGAGCCCCTGGGGGTCGTACTGATTATCGGAGCTTGGAACTACCCCTTTGCCCTCATCATCCAGCCCCTGATAGGAGCCATCGCTGCAG GAAATGCTGTGATTATCAAGCCTTCCGAAGTAAGTGAGAATACAGCCAAGCTCTTGGCTAAGCTCCTCCCTCAGTACTTGGACCAG GACCTATACGCTGTTGTCACTGGTGGTGTCGAGGAGACCACGGAGCTTCTGAAGCAGCGATTTGACCACATTCTCTACACGGGAAACACCACTGTTGGAAAAATCGTCATGCAGGCTGCTGCCAAGCATCTGACCCCTGTGACCCTTGAACTGGGAGGGAAGAGCCCGTGCTATGTGGACCGAGACTGCGACTTGGACGTCGCCTGCCG ACGCATCGCCTGGGGCAAGTTCATGAACTGCGGTCAGACCTGCATCGCCCCCGACTACGTGCTCTGTGAGCCGTCCCTCCAGGACCTGATCGTGCAGAAGGTGCAGGAGGCCGTGAAG GGATTTTATggagaaaatgtaaaagaatctCCCGACTATGAGAGGATCGTCAATCTTCGTCATTTTAAGAGGATACAGAGTCTGCTGGAAGGACAGAAGATAGCTTTTGGTGGGGAGATGGATGAGGCCACGCGCTACATAG cCCCAACAATACTCACTGATGTGGATCCTGGCACCAAGGTGATGCAGGAAGAAATTTTTGGGCCAATTCTTCCAATAGTGCCTGTGAAGAATGCAGATGAAGCCATACAGTTCATAAATGAACGTGAAAAGCCCCTGGCTTTCTACGTGTTTTCTCACAACAGTAAG CTCATCAAGCGGATGATCGACGGGACGTCCAGTGGTGGTGTCACAGGCAATGACGTCATCATGCACTTCACGCTCAGCTCTCTGCCCTTCGGAGGCGTGG GGTCCAGCGGGATGGGAGCGTATCACGGAAAACACAGTTTCGATACTTTCTCCCATCAACGTCCCTGTTTATTAAAAACTCTCAAGCGGGAAGGCATGAACCAACTCCGGTACCCTCCCAACAGCCAGTCGAAGGTGGACTGGGCGAAATTTTTCATGCTGAAGCGGTTCAACAAAGAGAGACTCTGCCTCCTGCTGCTCACTCTCCTGGGCGTCCTGGCCGCCGTGCTCATCAAG AGGTACCAGGCTGTGCTGAGGACAAAGGCCCTGTTGATTTTTCTGGCAGTTCACAGACGTGCCATCCCGTGA